The following are from one region of the Lepeophtheirus salmonis chromosome 8, UVic_Lsal_1.4, whole genome shotgun sequence genome:
- the LOC121123519 gene encoding uncharacterized protein, which translates to MFFSLLTPTKCNPPKERNISCGKDIDGKTVPDHEVCIQDQVKTDNLKDRSLAVYRCYNSRGSYKCQNAYSNYCVTDYSMEEPIKDVCPPYFDCVNREFKNGRAKVCIPRMFSGGYGGCSNDFSCGFFLLSQTWATCVNGDCDGFIRKRQ; encoded by the exons atgtttttttctcttttgactCCAACTAAATGTAACCCACCCAAGGAAAGAAATATATCCTGCGGTAAGGATATcgatggaaaaacagttccggATCATGAAGTTTGTATACAGGATCAAGTCAAAACT GACAACTTGAAGGACCGGAGTCTCGCCGTGTATCGCTGTTACAATAGCAG agGGTCTTACAAATGCCAGAACGCATACTCAAATTATTGTGTTACAGATTATTCTATGGAAGAACCCATCAAAGACGTATGTCCACCATATTTTGA CTGTGTAAATCGTGAATTCAAGAATGGAAGGGCAAAAGTGTGCATTCCACGCATGTTTTCTGGAGGTTATGGAGGATGTAGTAATGATTTTAGTTGTGGATTCTTCCTTTTATCTCAGACTTGGGCCACATGTGTAAATGGTGATTGTGATGGATTCATTCGAAAAAgacagtaa
- the LOC121123723 gene encoding uncharacterized protein, whose translation MDFSSLLGLAQEKQSNKVDIKRYSTKVTGPKKLNPKEKKLSENVRRFMEKKEDEERKKRLDAADRTKALLAKRSEDKKSMKTMKSMLLRTKSANKAVVPVDNNNTAATLAGRNQCDEDDYGYESGFANNYYDKLMKKYEATQVDPMEKYNRIMKTPKELRSTLNRVKSALEEQEEPHVRKKRSSKRAGDPSPPRPSPVESCNTSSSSTNKTRKEKELEARKIRLKNASKMPPSTSFHDLIKMAQAKASGQPISDPLSKTKSSAAKDFEFHRPMTNKMKEEFKREYLSKMRKAGKLPMAAKKETPESNAKSVHPPVSSLKKSNGASESSLSSSSKSSSVDKSKKDVETRKTVPKEPVKRDVNSVKAREFIGEKRIRPPTPPPTTSVRKSAPFNPKMKPQKRNRIESESEEEYDSEMDDFIDDTDTALDISAQIRGIFGYDRRKYADEADFDDRSMVANYSTIMKEEVRSAKIGKMEDLEDMKREEEELQRKMARKKKRY comes from the coding sequence ATGGATTTCTCCTCCCTACTGGGCCTAGCTCAAGAGAAGCAGAGCAACAAGGTTGACATCAAGCGCTACTCCACCAAAGTGACAGGACCTAAGAAGCTGAACCCCAAGGAAAAGAAACTGTCTGAGAATGTTCGTCGATTCATGGAGAAGAAGGAGGATGAAGAGCGGAAGAAGAGGTTGGACGCAGCCGACAGGACGAAAGCCCTGCTGGCTAAGCGTTCCGAGGACAAGAAGTCAATGAAGACGATGAAATCCATGCTGCTACGTACCAAGTCCGCCAACAAAGCCGTGGTTCCCGTTGATAACAACAACACAGCTGCCACTTTGGCCGGAAGGAATCAGTGCGACGAAGACGACTACGGCTACGAGTCTGGATTCGCCAATAATTACTATGATAAGCTCATGAAGAAATATGAAGCCACTCAAGTGGACCCCATGGAAAAGTATAATCGCATTATGAAAACGCCCAAAGAATTACGATCCACTCTGAATCGCGTCAAGTCCGCGTTGGAGGAGCAAGAAGAGCCACATGtgaggaaaaaaagaagtagtaaAAGGGCTGGAGATCCTTCTCCTCCTCGCCCCAGTCCAGTGGAGTCTTGCAACACATCCTCCTCATCTACCAACAAAACACGTAAAGAGAAAGAATTGGAAGCTCGTAAAATCAGATTGAAAAATGCTTCCAAAATGCCTCCTTCCACCTCTTTTCATGACCTTATAAAAATGGCACAAGCCAAAGCCTCGGGTCAACCCATTAGTGACCCCCTGTCCAAAACAAAGTCATCAGCAGCCAAGGATTTTGAATTCCATCGCCCCATGACgaataaaatgaaagaagagttcaaaagagaATATCTAAGTAAAATGCGAAAGGCAGGAAAGTTGCCCATGGCTGCTAAAAAAGAAACTCCTGAATCCAATGCCAAAAGTGTTCATCCTCCAGTTTCATCCCTCAAAAAGTCCAACGGGGCATCTGAATCTTCTTTATCAAGTTCATCCAAATCTTCCTCTGTTGACAAATCTAAGAAAGATGTTGAAACAAGAAAGACAGTTCCTAAAGAGCCTGTGAAACGAGACGTAAATAGTGTTAAAGCTCGTGAATTTATTGGAGAGAAGAGGATTCGACCACCTACACCGCCACCTACTACCTCAGTCCGGAAAAGTGCACCTTTTAATCCTAAGATGAAGCCTCAAAAACGTAATAGAATTGAATCTGAATCTGAGGAGGAGTATGACTCTGAAATGGATGACTTCATTGATGACACGGATACTGCTCTTGACATATCAGCTCAAATTCGTGGTATTTTCGGTTATGATCGTAGGAAATATGCTGATGAGGCTGATTTTGATGATCGTAGTATGGTTGCTAACTATTCTACCATAATGAAAGAGGAAGTTAGAAGTGCCAAAATTGGCAAAATGGAGGATCTTGAAGACATgaagagagaagaagaagaacttCAAAGGAAAATGGCCAGAAAGAAAAAGCGTTATTAA
- the LOC121123722 gene encoding uncharacterized protein: protein MTSDNSNVIFYMKLMHELKAEYPNVPDEAVKDTIIKYCGDKELCIRELSAQSLFLSRSKRAMKEGKFSTQRGKTTTAMVSSSSILVSSSSTFLTSTTTSAKATIVQQTSKCNRSCRENPYSKIFARRKMFYQKFCETNGSLEEDSRFFSSSNLVWRRKCSLCDGNGGSGEESHSILNMKKKAPDKNANFITLNANIQPFAPFIIRHDSEGAVPGALTLLNSLNHLHHDSSGHSSMGSSLGANSDKMEMNVDGGKVHYATSTINSEEGVESHLEVSLGKTESFITTTHTDLTNNLSNSSSSIFHLQYEDGGKVLNITSNFNNSPDPKRRKPIRGNGPSFQTSRPASLNLNSLFAHGVVARPSSAYCTQLNNPTIVSPRYNSLPNLNMNGLNHLTCYYPEEFQSNPADEEKRLAYTRALLTHQMEQCLKLDQELRSERSKLNNIREEIALIEERRNKKRLLKLNAQLKRNEGIEKDIKSLRYSCDTLAAKVTKITKGKVPLGETNVEFYGFLSPKLSDNKKPSLQIKDAKEPLNNLSKLITSLDQDKGNNNNNNNSPINDSESSSNNIIAQWACTECTFLNHPALNHCEECEMPRFSIGCSNQENVQPLSFMGKNSL from the exons ATGACATCAGATAATAGTAATGTCATTTTCTATATGAAACTTATGCATGAGCTCAAGGCAGAGTATCCTAATGTCCCAGATGAGGCTGTAAAGGACACAATCATAAAG tATTGTGGGGATAAGGAACTTTGCATCCGGGAATTATCAGCCCAGTCTCTGTTTCTATCACGTTCCAAGAGAGCAATGAAGGAGGGAAAATTTTCAACGCAAAGAGGTAAGACTACTACCGCCATGGTCTCTTCAAGTTCAATTCTTGTGTCATCAAGTTCCACATTTTTGACTTCTACTACAACCTCTGCTAAAGCAACTATCGTTCAACAAACTTCAAAATGTAATCGCTCTTGTCGAGAAAATccttatagtaaaatatttgcCAGGAGgaaaatgttttatcaaaaattttgtGAAACAAATGGCAGCTTAGAGGAGGATAGTCGGTTTTTCTCATCTTCCAATTTGGTCTGGCGGAGAAAATGCTCACTCTGTGATGGTAATGGTGGAAGTGGAGAAGAGTCTCATTCGATACttaacatgaagaaaaaggcTCCCGATAAAAATGCCAATTTTATTACCCTTAATGCTAATATTCAACCCTTTGCACCCTTTATTATTCGGCATGATTCCGAGGGAGCAGTGCCTGGAGCTCTCACACTATTAAACTCCTTAAATCATCTTCATCATGATAGTTCAGGTCATTCCTCCATGGGGAGTAGCTTAGGCGCCAATAGCGACAAG ATGGAAATGAATGTGGACGGTGGGAAGGTTCACTATGCTACTAGCACTATAAACTCTGAAGAAGGAGTCGAGTCACATCTCGAAGTGTCTCTTGGTAAAACTGAGAGCTTCATTACTACTACTCACACGGATTTAACTAATAATCTATCCAATTCATCCTCTTCCATTTTTCATCTACAATATGAAGATGGAGGCAAAGTTCTCAATATAActtctaattttaataattctcCTGATCCTAAGAGACGAAAACCTATACGAGGCAATGGTCCTTCATTTCAAACTTCTCGTCCTGCCTCATTAAATCTTAATTCCCTTTTTGCTCATGGTGTAGTGGCCCGACCATCTTCTGCATACTGCACGCAATTAAATAATCCTACAATTGTCTCTCCACGCTACAATTCATTGCCGAATCTCAATATGAATGGTTTAAATCATCTTACATGTTACTATCCTGAAGAGTTTCAGTCCAATCCAGCTGATGAGGAAAAAAGATTGGCTTATACTCGTG cCTTACTCACTCATCAAATGGAGCAATGTCTCAAATTGGATCAAGAGCTGCGTTCCGAGAGAAGCAAACTTAATAACATTCGTGAAGAGATAGCTCTCATTGAAGAAAGACGGAACAAAAAACGCCTTTTAAAACTAAATGCTCAG CTCAAGAGAAATGAGGGTATTGAAAAAGATATCAAGAGTTTGAGATACTCCTGTGATACATTGGctgcaaaagttacaaaaattacaaaaggaaAAG tcCCATTAGGAGAAACGAATGTGGAGTTTTATGGATTCCTATCCCCCAAATTGTCAGATAATAAGAAACCTTCACTACAAATTAAAG atgcgAAAGaaccattaaataatttatcaaagctAATTACTTCTCTAGATCAGGATAaaggcaataataataataataacaattcaCCGATCAATGACTCCGAATCTTCTTCGAACAATATAATTGCTCAATGGGCCTGTACAGAATGTACATTTTTGAATCATCCTGCTCTTAATCATTGTGAAGAATGTGAAATGCCTCGATTCTCAATTG